Proteins encoded within one genomic window of uncultured Draconibacterium sp.:
- a CDS encoding thymidylate synthase, whose protein sequence is MKNIPVISVTGKSLAEAYETALIYLYGKGTRFKTQYDRPGDPLSIDCTMNLTILEPEIDPMIHMAFPGGVDDLREYVLELEGLKDHLVKNMNDPEDKLPEYTYHGRLQNYGVWKELVDGESKEVGTFKVDQIENVIDKLAEQPFTRQAQMITWMPNIDFTCDDPPSLQSLWYRILEDEDGTWWLNSNIRYRSNDAWNAGFLNMFGFIQFSKDVVATGIAEKTGKTVKLGRMNWQADSYHIYGKDIRTAKERLFERINDMAFEERTMNFNDPLIRKVYDNAETEIIKKIKETGDL, encoded by the coding sequence ATGAAAAACATCCCGGTGATTTCGGTGACAGGAAAATCGTTGGCCGAAGCTTACGAAACAGCGCTTATTTATTTGTACGGAAAAGGAACCCGCTTTAAAACGCAGTACGACCGGCCGGGTGATCCGCTGAGTATTGACTGTACCATGAATTTAACGATTCTGGAGCCGGAGATCGATCCGATGATCCACATGGCTTTTCCGGGAGGTGTTGACGATTTGCGGGAATATGTGCTGGAACTGGAAGGGTTGAAAGATCACCTGGTAAAAAACATGAACGACCCTGAAGATAAACTACCGGAGTATACTTATCACGGGCGCCTGCAAAATTATGGTGTTTGGAAAGAACTGGTAGACGGAGAATCCAAAGAGGTCGGAACTTTTAAGGTTGATCAAATAGAAAATGTGATCGACAAACTGGCCGAACAGCCATTTACGCGGCAGGCACAAATGATCACGTGGATGCCAAATATTGATTTTACCTGCGACGATCCGCCAAGTTTACAATCGTTATGGTACCGTATTCTGGAAGACGAAGACGGCACCTGGTGGCTGAACAGCAATATCCGCTACCGAAGTAACGATGCCTGGAATGCCGGATTTCTGAATATGTTCGGATTTATCCAGTTTAGTAAAGATGTTGTGGCAACAGGGATAGCCGAAAAAACTGGGAAGACGGTAAAACTGGGACGTATGAACTGGCAGGCCGACTCGTACCACATTTACGGAAAAGATATTCGCACCGCAAAAGAACGCCTGTTTGAGCGTATAAACGATATGGCTTTTGAAGAGCGTACCATGAACTTTAACGATCCGCTAATTCGGAAAGTGTATGATAATGCGGAGACTGAAATTATTAAGAAGATTAAGGAGACTGGTGATTTATAA
- the lipB gene encoding lipoyl(octanoyl) transferase LipB — protein sequence MANFNYVDLGLKEYKACWDYQEERLQELTTQKRSTGKPTADNHFILVEHPHVYTLGKSGDEANMMANAEFLKKIEATYFKINRGGDITYHGPGQLVGYPIIDLEHYKIGVREYIERMEDAIIATVAEYGLEAGRKEGATGVWLQPDHKVRARKICAIGVRVSRYVTMHGFALNVNTDMRYYNYINPCGFASSAVTSIQQELGREISMDEVKEIAKKKFNEAY from the coding sequence ATGGCAAATTTTAATTACGTCGATCTTGGATTAAAAGAATATAAAGCGTGTTGGGATTACCAGGAGGAGCGTCTGCAGGAGCTTACCACTCAAAAACGCAGCACGGGCAAACCTACTGCCGACAATCATTTTATTTTGGTTGAGCACCCGCATGTTTACACCCTGGGAAAAAGTGGCGACGAAGCCAATATGATGGCCAATGCCGAATTTTTGAAAAAGATTGAAGCTACTTATTTCAAGATAAACCGTGGTGGCGATATTACCTACCACGGACCGGGGCAATTGGTTGGTTACCCGATTATCGACCTGGAACATTACAAAATTGGCGTGCGCGAATACATCGAGCGAATGGAGGACGCCATTATTGCTACGGTTGCCGAATACGGGCTGGAAGCCGGAAGAAAAGAAGGTGCAACCGGTGTGTGGCTGCAACCCGACCACAAAGTTCGCGCACGAAAAATTTGCGCCATTGGTGTGCGTGTAAGTCGCTATGTCACCATGCACGGTTTTGCGCTAAACGTAAACACCGACATGCGTTACTACAACTACATTAATCCTTGCGGTTTTGCTTCATCGGCAGTAACTTCCATTCAGCAGGAACTGGGTAGAGAAATTTCGATGGACGAGGTGAAAGAGATTGCAAAAAAGAAATTCAACGAAGCTTATTAA
- a CDS encoding DUF4249 domain-containing protein, translated as MRFKQITTVLFSVSFLFLISCEKEIVFKGDEIKPMLVVNGLVVAGDTITVRLAKSRSKLEDSYASYVITNAQVDLYVDDVFAETLTPVKEMVYGSDVPLALGKYKGTVIGEAGKNYRLEILADGFSPVRCETTVPNPVEILYWDTTTVNNLGNYGSSGRPEFSLEFDDNGQQHNYYQLQSELTQGNEVVGYMPDGTMIHSDTVLIRPQQYQRVEILNAQLNDAINEADELITGTPDNRFAIFNDDSFNGEKIKLRFVPGYNSYSGGYSYYGNISDDSSANFRIRDIHLYSLSEEYYEYLNTANLHFWFDEDFFSEPVQVYSNIIGGIGIWGSANYSSFSVQEGTYPMDGKIYVESDNSYGYYY; from the coding sequence ATGAGATTTAAACAAATAACAACCGTACTCTTTTCTGTTTCCTTTCTATTTCTTATTTCGTGCGAAAAGGAAATTGTGTTTAAAGGTGACGAAATAAAACCAATGTTGGTAGTTAACGGACTTGTTGTAGCGGGCGATACAATTACTGTTCGATTGGCAAAAAGCAGAAGTAAGTTGGAAGATTCTTATGCCTCCTACGTAATAACAAATGCACAAGTAGATTTATATGTTGATGATGTTTTTGCTGAGACTTTAACGCCTGTAAAGGAGATGGTTTATGGCTCAGATGTCCCGCTTGCACTTGGCAAATACAAGGGTACTGTTATAGGAGAAGCCGGGAAAAATTATCGCCTCGAAATTTTGGCGGATGGTTTTAGTCCTGTGCGTTGCGAAACTACAGTTCCCAATCCTGTTGAAATATTGTACTGGGATACAACCACCGTTAATAATTTAGGGAATTATGGCTCTTCGGGAAGGCCCGAATTTAGTCTTGAGTTTGATGATAACGGGCAACAGCACAATTATTATCAGTTGCAATCGGAATTAACACAAGGGAACGAAGTGGTTGGCTACATGCCTGATGGAACAATGATCCATTCTGATACCGTACTTATTCGACCACAACAATATCAAAGGGTTGAAATTTTGAATGCACAACTTAACGATGCTATTAATGAGGCGGATGAATTGATTACCGGTACACCCGATAACCGGTTTGCTATTTTTAACGACGACAGCTTTAACGGGGAAAAAATAAAATTGAGGTTTGTGCCTGGGTATAATTCTTATTCCGGGGGTTATTCGTACTATGGGAACATCAGCGATGATAGTAGCGCCAATTTCAGAATCCGGGACATCCATTTGTATTCGCTATCTGAAGAATATTACGAGTATTTAAATACAGCGAACCTGCATTTTTGGTTTGATGAAGATTTCTTTTCCGAACCTGTTCAGGTGTATTCAAACATTATTGGAGGTATCGGAATATGGGGATCAGCAAACTATTCTTCTTTTTCCGTACAGGAAGGTACTTACCCAATGGATGGTAAAATTTATGTTGAGAGCGACAACTCTTATGGCTATTATTATTGA
- a CDS encoding Gfo/Idh/MocA family oxidoreductase, whose protein sequence is MSTKSTSRRSFLKDALAAGAGLVIVPRHVLGGNGYLAPSDQLTKAIIGVGSMGRGHIPYEGTRVVAICDVDTEHLELAKNLIDYDVKQFTDFREVCQLPEVDIVHIATPPHWHGIMAVEAAKAGKDIWCEKPMTRTIGEGKRVVEAVNAHGRMFRLNTWFRFKDQFYGLGTDVKPLKKVIDSGILGWPLKVTVSGITGYNWKFYWQGKHNLAPQPVPKNLNYDMWLGPAPYKPYNVERVHANFRGYWDYDGGGLGDMGQHYLDPVQYMLGKDDTSPVKIEVDAPQQHYDAVGTWRRVTYTYADGCQIILDGENRDKDAAYIEGPNGKIYQGFRSNIPNLQSFIKTLPDPEPQIGIFSESVKTRKKFALNETNGFRSATLVNLGITAVRLGRTLHFDPEKLEFIDDEGANRLINQPMRAPWTI, encoded by the coding sequence ATGAGTACTAAATCTACTTCGAGAAGAAGTTTCTTAAAAGATGCGCTGGCTGCAGGAGCCGGCCTGGTTATCGTTCCGCGCCACGTGTTGGGCGGCAACGGATATCTCGCACCATCCGACCAGTTAACAAAAGCAATTATCGGTGTCGGCTCAATGGGCCGCGGTCATATTCCATACGAGGGCACGCGCGTTGTTGCCATTTGCGATGTGGATACAGAACACCTGGAACTGGCCAAAAACCTGATCGATTACGACGTAAAACAGTTCACTGATTTTAGAGAAGTGTGCCAGCTTCCCGAAGTTGACATTGTACACATTGCCACGCCACCACACTGGCACGGAATTATGGCTGTTGAAGCTGCCAAAGCCGGAAAAGACATTTGGTGCGAAAAACCAATGACACGCACCATTGGAGAAGGCAAACGAGTGGTTGAGGCTGTTAACGCGCATGGGCGTATGTTCCGGCTGAACACCTGGTTCCGATTCAAAGATCAATTTTACGGACTGGGAACTGATGTAAAACCGCTGAAGAAAGTGATTGACAGTGGCATTTTAGGATGGCCGCTAAAAGTTACCGTAAGCGGAATTACAGGCTATAACTGGAAATTTTACTGGCAGGGCAAACACAACCTTGCTCCGCAACCGGTACCTAAAAACTTGAATTACGATATGTGGTTAGGGCCTGCGCCTTACAAGCCTTACAATGTTGAACGTGTTCACGCGAACTTCCGTGGCTACTGGGATTACGATGGCGGCGGACTGGGCGACATGGGGCAACACTACCTCGATCCGGTTCAATACATGTTGGGAAAAGACGATACCAGCCCGGTAAAAATTGAGGTTGACGCACCGCAACAACATTATGATGCCGTGGGCACCTGGCGACGTGTAACTTACACTTATGCCGATGGTTGCCAGATCATTCTCGATGGTGAAAACCGAGACAAAGATGCAGCCTATATTGAAGGCCCCAACGGCAAGATCTACCAGGGATTTCGCTCGAATATTCCTAATCTGCAGAGCTTTATTAAAACCTTACCTGATCCTGAACCTCAGATCGGTATTTTCTCTGAATCGGTGAAAACTCGTAAGAAGTTTGCACTGAACGAGACCAACGGATTCCGGTCGGCAACACTTGTAAACCTAGGTATTACAGCAGTCCGACTTGGACGCACATTGCATTTCGATCCTGAAAAACTGGAGTTTATTGATGATGAAGGTGCAAACCGTCTGATCAATCAGCCGATGCGCGCACCGTGGACGATTTAA
- a CDS encoding class I SAM-dependent methyltransferase: protein MNVFKNEEIAGAYDVYYQTPAGEEIDAIEEKLIVNALKKVPTGKMLELGCGTGHWTELFVNKGFDVIATDISDAMLRLAIEKNLSAEVLKADAGALPFKNESFDVVASVTMMEFVDCKETVLNEIYRVLKPGGHLLLGCLNGNSQLAKNAANDPVFKNAAFFVPETLETALAKFGAPELTSGVHFAPDFQVMDQTDEKDNHEPAFLVALVHKNI from the coding sequence ATGAACGTATTTAAAAATGAAGAAATAGCAGGGGCCTACGATGTCTATTATCAAACTCCGGCAGGAGAAGAAATTGATGCAATAGAAGAAAAGCTTATTGTCAATGCGCTGAAAAAAGTGCCGACAGGAAAAATGCTGGAGCTGGGATGCGGTACCGGTCACTGGACAGAGCTGTTTGTAAACAAGGGATTTGATGTAATTGCCACCGATATTTCGGACGCGATGTTGCGCCTGGCCATTGAGAAAAATCTGTCTGCCGAGGTTTTAAAAGCCGACGCCGGAGCACTGCCTTTTAAAAACGAAAGCTTTGATGTCGTAGCTTCGGTAACGATGATGGAATTTGTAGACTGCAAAGAGACGGTGTTGAATGAAATCTATCGTGTTTTAAAGCCCGGAGGACATTTGTTGTTGGGGTGCCTGAATGGGAACTCGCAGCTGGCAAAAAATGCGGCTAACGATCCTGTATTTAAAAATGCGGCATTCTTTGTTCCTGAAACATTAGAGACAGCTTTAGCAAAGTTCGGAGCGCCGGAACTTACTTCGGGAGTGCATTTTGCTCCCGATTTTCAGGTGATGGACCAAACTGATGAAAAAGATAATCACGAACCGGCTTTTCTAGTAGCGCTGGTACATAAAAACATATAA
- a CDS encoding family 16 glycoside hydrolase encodes MKKYIVQITTILLLACLSMAGMAQDNRTLDTKVADVLAQMPTKNLTHRDKAMKEIFLLGNEGYQKLAAQLVPLGTGDDTAVRFALNSFSRYASQFGKNEERAFAEENLLKALSTADDVEVKTYLLNQLNLVAGENTVEQVKSYLTDEQLAEPAAQTILSTEDPKTAEVFLAAFSETDGATQMTIVRALGELQCKRAVPLITPLVSVESQQMQKTALAALANIGSPDSYKMILNAASEVDFNYDASNAAEALLTYTKRLGEQNELELMEKACNAIFKANSTSNHLHNYSTALRIYANNLGYEATPLLLKAVDSLDKAFRYSALNIAENLGGVADTRKWIAKAETANPEVKAEIIDMLGKRGCQQANNFVLASINSGAKVVRTEAVIALAKLQENNAIPTLTAHLADGKDIDATTKVLNTLLDKDHLYLIAGNLDQSEGKTKAAFISLIGAKAGSQYFNEILATTSSSDADEKAAAFAALKQVSSYENTDALLKLLLSVSEPSEITETQLALIAAVDGVAEEQAPSGKVLGTLEQSSKKVRLFPILPTIGGETALETVTGYFNSSSGEQKEAAFTALTNWQDYAASKPLFEICKSGNATFSQPAFESFVRRIAGANLPDDQKLLQYRKIMEYASSADDQKNVIAAIGRLRTFLSLVYLEQYLEKEELTATTSRAIMNIAMPNSEGEGGLTGDIVRRILGKAEQSLSGEDSAYDKINIQNYLKAMPKDKGYVSMFNGKNLDGWQGMLLDGNPIKIAKLSDAEREKEQEAADIKMAENWSVKDGMIIFNGKGANLVSKKIYKDFDMIVDWRISKKGDSGIYLRGTPQVQVWDTSRVEVGAQVGSGGLYNNNPDNVRDPLLVADNPIDEWNTFRITMVGENVTVYLNGELVVDNVKMDNYWDRSIPIFSEGTIELQAHGNELAFRDVYVREINAKEIGLTQDEIDEGFVSLFNGKNLDGWQGNKTDYYAKNGELVVNPKMGGHGNLFTEEEYSDFVFRFEFKLTPGANNGLGIRAPLEGDAAYVGMELQILDNTAPIYANLHEYQYHGSVYGTIPAKRGFLNPVGDWNTQEVAVKGTKIKITLNGEVILDGDIADARENGTLDGKEHPGLQRNKGFIGFLGHGSELYFRNIRIKDLSE; translated from the coding sequence ATGAAGAAATATATAGTTCAAATTACTACGATCCTGTTGCTGGCCTGCCTGAGTATGGCCGGGATGGCGCAGGATAACCGAACTCTCGACACTAAAGTTGCCGATGTGCTGGCACAAATGCCAACGAAAAATCTCACGCACCGCGACAAAGCGATGAAGGAAATCTTTTTGCTGGGCAACGAAGGCTACCAGAAACTGGCAGCACAACTTGTTCCGCTGGGCACCGGCGACGACACAGCTGTACGTTTCGCGCTAAACAGTTTCTCGCGTTATGCCAGCCAGTTTGGAAAAAATGAAGAACGTGCTTTTGCCGAAGAGAACCTTTTAAAAGCGCTCAGCACTGCCGATGATGTCGAAGTGAAAACTTACCTCCTCAATCAACTGAACCTGGTTGCCGGCGAAAATACAGTTGAACAGGTAAAAAGCTACTTAACTGACGAGCAACTTGCAGAACCGGCAGCACAAACAATTCTGTCTACTGAAGACCCGAAAACTGCAGAAGTATTTTTGGCAGCATTTTCGGAAACTGACGGAGCAACACAGATGACGATAGTTCGTGCTTTGGGTGAATTACAATGCAAACGTGCCGTTCCGCTGATCACTCCTTTGGTAAGCGTAGAAAGCCAGCAGATGCAAAAAACAGCACTGGCTGCACTGGCAAATATTGGGTCTCCTGATTCGTATAAAATGATACTTAACGCGGCATCGGAGGTAGATTTTAATTACGATGCTAGCAATGCTGCCGAAGCATTGCTGACTTACACCAAACGTTTGGGCGAGCAAAATGAACTGGAGTTAATGGAAAAAGCCTGCAATGCCATTTTTAAAGCCAATTCAACCAGCAACCACCTGCACAATTATTCTACAGCACTTCGCATTTATGCCAACAACCTCGGTTACGAAGCCACTCCACTATTGCTGAAAGCAGTTGACTCACTTGATAAAGCGTTTCGTTACTCGGCATTGAATATTGCTGAAAACCTGGGCGGTGTTGCTGACACACGTAAATGGATTGCCAAAGCAGAAACAGCTAATCCAGAAGTAAAAGCAGAAATCATCGACATGTTGGGAAAACGTGGTTGCCAACAGGCAAACAATTTTGTTTTGGCAAGCATTAATTCGGGCGCTAAAGTTGTTCGCACTGAGGCAGTAATTGCATTGGCAAAACTCCAGGAAAATAATGCCATTCCAACATTAACCGCACACTTAGCTGATGGAAAAGATATTGACGCTACAACAAAAGTATTGAACACTTTGCTTGACAAAGACCATTTATACCTGATTGCAGGCAACCTGGATCAATCAGAAGGGAAAACAAAAGCAGCTTTTATCAGTCTTATCGGTGCCAAAGCCGGCTCGCAATATTTTAATGAAATACTGGCCACCACTTCGTCTTCTGATGCGGATGAAAAGGCAGCAGCTTTTGCCGCGCTAAAACAAGTTTCTTCATACGAAAATACTGATGCATTATTAAAACTGTTGCTTTCTGTTTCTGAACCTTCAGAAATAACAGAAACACAGTTAGCATTGATCGCCGCTGTTGACGGAGTTGCTGAAGAGCAAGCGCCAAGCGGTAAAGTATTGGGCACACTGGAGCAGTCCAGTAAAAAAGTACGACTGTTCCCGATTCTGCCGACAATTGGTGGCGAAACAGCTCTTGAAACCGTTACCGGATATTTTAACTCATCAAGCGGTGAGCAGAAAGAAGCGGCATTTACCGCTTTAACCAACTGGCAGGATTATGCCGCCTCAAAACCATTATTCGAAATCTGCAAATCGGGTAACGCAACATTCAGCCAGCCGGCATTCGAAAGTTTTGTTCGTAGGATTGCCGGTGCCAATCTACCCGACGATCAGAAACTGCTGCAATACCGCAAAATCATGGAATATGCATCGTCAGCCGACGATCAGAAAAACGTTATCGCTGCTATCGGTCGTTTAAGAACATTCCTTTCGCTGGTTTATCTTGAGCAATATCTGGAAAAAGAAGAACTGACAGCAACAACTTCGCGTGCCATTATGAATATCGCCATGCCGAACAGTGAAGGAGAAGGCGGTTTAACTGGTGATATCGTTCGTCGGATTTTGGGTAAAGCTGAGCAAAGCTTATCGGGCGAAGACAGTGCTTACGACAAAATAAATATTCAGAATTACCTGAAAGCAATGCCAAAAGACAAAGGTTATGTTTCAATGTTTAACGGCAAAAACCTTGATGGATGGCAAGGAATGCTTTTGGATGGAAACCCAATAAAAATAGCCAAGCTTAGCGATGCAGAACGCGAAAAAGAACAGGAGGCAGCGGATATTAAGATGGCTGAGAACTGGAGCGTTAAAGATGGAATGATCATTTTTAACGGGAAAGGCGCTAACCTGGTTTCGAAGAAAATATACAAGGATTTTGATATGATCGTTGACTGGCGAATCAGCAAAAAAGGAGACAGCGGCATTTACCTGCGCGGAACTCCGCAAGTACAGGTTTGGGATACCTCGCGTGTTGAAGTGGGTGCCCAGGTCGGCTCGGGCGGTTTGTACAACAACAACCCGGACAATGTACGCGATCCGTTGCTGGTTGCCGATAATCCGATTGATGAATGGAATACCTTCCGCATTACAATGGTGGGCGAAAATGTTACTGTTTATTTGAACGGTGAGCTGGTGGTTGACAATGTAAAAATGGACAACTACTGGGACCGCAGCATTCCGATTTTCAGTGAAGGAACCATTGAACTGCAGGCACATGGTAACGAGCTGGCTTTCCGCGATGTGTATGTTCGTGAGATCAATGCCAAAGAAATTGGCCTTACACAGGACGAGATCGATGAAGGATTTGTTTCGTTATTCAACGGGAAAAACCTCGATGGCTGGCAGGGAAATAAGACCGATTATTATGCCAAAAATGGCGAGTTAGTGGTAAATCCGAAAATGGGCGGCCACGGCAACCTGTTCACAGAAGAAGAATACAGTGACTTTGTTTTCCGCTTTGAGTTTAAACTCACGCCGGGCGCCAATAACGGACTTGGAATTCGTGCCCCACTTGAAGGAGATGCGGCATATGTAGGAATGGAGTTGCAAATTCTGGATAACACGGCACCGATTTATGCCAACCTGCACGAGTATCAATATCACGGATCTGTTTATGGAACTATTCCGGCCAAGCGCGGCTTTTTAAATCCGGTTGGTGATTGGAATACGCAGGAAGTTGCAGTAAAAGGAACTAAAATAAAGATCACACTTAACGGCGAAGTGATTTTAGATGGCGATATTGCCGATGCCCGCGAAAATGGCACACTGGATGGAAAAGAACACCCAGGCCTGCAACGCAACAAAGGTTTCATCGGATTCCTTGGACATGGTTCGGAGTTGTATTTCCGAAATATCCGGATTAAGGATTTGAGCGAATAA
- a CDS encoding TonB-dependent receptor, with product MKPFYLCFAILCSAIVVQAQEVTISGYVTDVASGESLINANIYETLKKKGTVSNVYGFYSLTLPAGQQNLQFSFVGYNKQTFGLNLQKDTIINVGLKQMGDLDEITVHASKSNVERTQMSLLELPVERIEKLPVILGEPDVLKVIQLLPGVQAGTEGTSGIYVRGGGADQNLFLLDGVPVYNASHLFGFFSVFNSNAVKTVNLYKGGFPARFGGRLSSVVDIRMKEGNDQEYKGEFSVGLISSRFSFEGPIKKGKTAFIVSGRRTYIDLLAQPFIKLSNRSDDNDSFNAGYYFYDLNAKINHKFSDRDRLFLSMYSGKDKAYDKEKYVSTDMNYFDKYNDNLGWGNITSALRWNHVFGPKLFSNATLTYSKYNFDVESDYEYNERDHYDRDYFRYMSGINDVTAKVDFDYYPGINHSLKFGASNTWHTFKPGVNHEKTTVDEDEYQLDQDTTYGNQDIAANEFDAYVEDSWNITSRLNANLGMHFSWFNVQNTNYTSFQPRLALRYLVSDKLSVKASYAKMSQYIHLLSSATISLPTDLWLPTTQNVKPQNSYQWALGAAYKHKNGFEFSVEAFYKKMDNLIEYKPGATFSGVSEGWESKIETGKGWSYGAEFMLEKKTGKTTGWLGYTISKSNRKFDNLNFGETFPAKYDRRHDINLVLNHEVSKKLDIGLAWVYGTGNATTLGAQDYSAMLPGMNWYNTEGTITYYGGRNSYRMPSYHRLDLSMNFHKQKKRGVRTWTVALYNAYSRQNPFYLYWGSKREEKVAPEGEPYYSEKPVLKQVSLFPLIPSVSYTFKF from the coding sequence ATGAAACCATTTTACCTCTGTTTCGCAATTTTATGTAGTGCTATAGTTGTGCAAGCCCAGGAAGTTACTATTAGTGGGTATGTTACCGATGTGGCTTCTGGCGAATCGCTTATTAATGCAAATATTTATGAGACCTTAAAAAAGAAAGGTACTGTTAGCAATGTTTACGGATTTTACAGCCTTACGCTTCCGGCCGGGCAACAAAATTTGCAGTTTTCTTTTGTTGGCTACAATAAACAAACGTTCGGGTTAAATCTGCAAAAAGATACTATAATTAATGTAGGGCTAAAACAAATGGGTGATCTTGACGAGATTACGGTGCATGCCTCGAAGTCGAATGTTGAACGAACACAAATGAGTTTGCTTGAACTTCCGGTTGAACGTATTGAAAAATTGCCTGTAATACTTGGCGAGCCCGATGTTTTAAAAGTTATCCAGCTATTACCGGGCGTTCAGGCGGGTACCGAGGGAACCAGTGGAATTTACGTTCGGGGAGGTGGCGCCGATCAGAATTTATTCCTGCTCGATGGAGTTCCGGTGTATAATGCCAGTCATTTGTTTGGATTCTTTTCTGTTTTCAATTCCAATGCCGTAAAAACGGTAAATCTTTATAAAGGTGGATTTCCGGCACGTTTTGGAGGTCGGCTGTCATCGGTGGTCGATATTCGTATGAAAGAGGGCAATGACCAGGAGTATAAAGGCGAGTTCTCAGTTGGACTGATTTCCTCACGTTTTTCGTTTGAAGGACCTATAAAAAAAGGAAAAACAGCATTTATTGTTTCCGGAAGGAGGACTTATATTGACTTACTGGCGCAGCCTTTTATTAAATTGTCAAATAGAAGCGACGACAATGATTCATTTAATGCCGGGTATTATTTTTATGATTTAAACGCTAAAATTAATCATAAATTTTCTGACCGTGATCGCTTGTTTTTGTCGATGTATAGTGGCAAAGATAAGGCTTATGATAAAGAGAAGTATGTTTCGACGGATATGAACTACTTCGATAAGTACAATGATAATCTTGGCTGGGGAAATATTACTTCTGCTTTACGGTGGAACCATGTTTTCGGACCAAAATTATTTAGCAATGCAACGTTAACCTACAGCAAATATAATTTTGATGTGGAGAGTGATTATGAATACAACGAACGCGATCATTATGACAGGGATTATTTTCGTTATATGTCGGGGATAAATGATGTTACCGCGAAGGTAGATTTTGACTATTATCCGGGAATAAATCATTCATTAAAATTTGGTGCTTCAAATACCTGGCATACGTTTAAACCCGGTGTTAATCACGAAAAAACAACCGTTGATGAGGATGAGTATCAATTGGATCAGGATACAACGTACGGAAACCAAGATATAGCTGCCAACGAATTTGATGCTTATGTGGAGGACAGCTGGAATATCACTTCGCGTTTGAATGCAAATCTGGGGATGCACTTCTCGTGGTTTAATGTTCAAAATACCAATTATACTTCGTTTCAACCTCGCCTGGCTTTGCGTTACCTGGTTTCTGATAAATTGTCTGTAAAAGCTTCTTATGCTAAAATGAGCCAGTATATTCATTTGCTGAGCTCGGCAACCATAAGTTTGCCCACCGATTTATGGCTCCCCACAACGCAGAATGTAAAACCTCAGAATTCGTATCAATGGGCTTTGGGAGCAGCCTATAAACACAAAAATGGATTTGAATTTTCGGTTGAAGCATTTTATAAAAAGATGGATAACCTGATTGAGTACAAGCCCGGAGCTACGTTTTCGGGAGTTAGCGAAGGTTGGGAAAGCAAAATTGAAACCGGGAAAGGCTGGTCGTACGGTGCCGAATTTATGCTGGAAAAGAAAACCGGAAAAACTACGGGTTGGCTGGGATACACCATTTCGAAATCAAACCGTAAATTCGACAACCTGAATTTTGGTGAAACCTTTCCGGCAAAATACGACCGCAGACACGATATAAACCTTGTGCTTAATCACGAAGTCAGCAAAAAATTGGATATCGGTTTAGCCTGGGTTTACGGAACCGGAAATGCTACTACTTTAGGTGCGCAGGATTACTCGGCCATGCTCCCCGGAATGAATTGGTACAACACAGAAGGTACTATAACTTATTACGGAGGCCGAAACAGTTACCGGATGCCCTCGTATCACCGTCTCGATTTAAGTATGAATTTTCATAAGCAAAAAAAGCGTGGTGTTCGTACCTGGACAGTTGCACTTTACAATGCCTACAGTCGTCAGAATCCGTTTTACCTGTACTGGGGAAGTAAAAGAGAAGAAAAGGTAGCGCCGGAAGGAGAACCTTATTATTCCGAAAAGCCTGTTTTGAAACAAGTTAGCTTGTTCCCCCTGATTCCTTCTGTTAGTTACACTTTTAAGTTTTAA
- a CDS encoding YkoF family thiamine/hydroxymethylpyrimidine-binding protein produces MQVAVEISLYPLSDDFEKPVDTFLSLLANNQTIEVEPGKMSSIITGELADIMQALAQAMEQVFAQNPAVFNLKISNCCPV; encoded by the coding sequence ATGCAAGTTGCTGTTGAAATAAGTCTTTACCCCTTAAGCGACGATTTTGAAAAACCGGTTGATACCTTTTTGTCGCTTTTGGCAAACAACCAAACTATTGAAGTTGAGCCCGGCAAGATGAGCAGTATTATTACCGGCGAGCTGGCTGATATTATGCAAGCATTAGCACAGGCCATGGAACAGGTTTTCGCACAAAACCCGGCTGTTTTTAATTTGAAGATTTCAAATTGCTGCCCGGTATAG